CTCTTCTAATAAATCCAAaaattcttcatatttAGAGGTATTAGTAATAGACACACTATTTGTCTCTAACATCGCACTATCTTCGCTATCCTCATCTAATTTCTCTAATTCATATTTGTCTACGTGAAAATATCTTAGAATATTGTCATTTGCTcctactaaaaaatttttatctaataaAACTCTGGTACAAtcgaaatattttttttcatgataaattttaaaacctttgaaatatttcaaaGTAGATCCGCcgaaaataaacatttcaTCATTAATTACTTGTATATTGGCACTATTATTGACAATGATACTTTTTCTACAATCTCCAAAATCAAGTCCCCAAATTTTAAGCATTTTATCGGCTCCTATAGTATAAATCAATTTATCAGTAACATCAATATTGATAACAGGCAGAGCATGTCcatataaagttttatataaatctttattcttatcataaatataaactttagaatttaataaaccgataaaaataaattcattaaaaatttttagacaTGAGACGTAATCTTCTAATTCTAACGTGTCAAAGACATCAAAATtcttatctaaaaaatcgACCTTTGAATTTATTGCGATGGCTAAAAAATCATCGCAAagttcttcttttttattatttaaaaaattttcagaATTTTGAGATTtgcttataaaaatgttattaTTTCCATTTTCTTCGATTtctatgattttttttattttcagatcgttaatatttacaaataaaattctatcTCTTTCTGCTATGACATAACattcattaaaaatacataagGATTTCCCTTCTGAAACTAATATCTgattgtaaaaaacaaatttatcCTCAGTAACATTCCAAATGATCAATTTGTCTTTACTAAATGAACATATTCTTTCATTTTCATCTTTctctaaatttataatattttctttatgaTAACCTATTtctagtttattttttatataagaattatctttagttataaaaaaaaattcttgattaattttagaaaaatctATGACATTAGATTTGCAATCTAAAGAATTTTGATCCACTAAAATATAAccattttttgtatttttaatctcaaaaatataaaattttttatcactGAGAATATAAAGTAAATCGGCTACACGTTTTACtgatttaattttcttaaattttttacattccTTGAATTTGTCTTGTTTCAAATCGTAAATTTGTATATTGTTGTCtctaaaaacaaacaaaaagtTATTGTCATCtaaaatacttaaaaatttcaatctATTGTCTAAAATAATAGAATGTTCTTTCTCGTCTTTAAGCATTGTAAAGGTACAATCTCCTGTTCCAACTACTACTAAATCATTTTTCGTATCAAAGACATCAATCGGACTAGtctgaaaaattttactagatttttctaattctaAGTCATACTTATAAACAAGTCCATCAGATGATGcggaaattataaaattgttttctTCTTTGATACTAATTATCCTTTTTGTAtgatttctatattttaaaattttttcatattcaaaatcatttttgtaaatttttataagacCATTCCAAAATCCaacaaaaagatatttttcactaatattaaaacaagacacggaatgttttttatttgttatagattttaataatgttgATGATCTAAAATCCCATATGTTGATTGAGTtattataagaaataaaagaaatatcattttgagataaaattgaagatttaatatttgagaTTTCACCACTTTGAGacttataaataaaattcggCACAAAATCCATTTCCATTATGGgccaaaaataaaaaaatttaatacaaaattttaactcttttaattttgaagtgtaatttacaaattaaaaaatgccgcttttataaaatttcatttctaCAGGAATTTAAAGCCGTTTATTGATATTTCTTACTAATTAAATGACACTCTAATTAATgaacaaaattatataaagattttatatacacattatattttaagtttattatataactAAAAATTCCActgtataaatttagaatttttttctatgtaTTTTgtatacttttttatttttttctgtacattttatttatattttttaattctttaatatattcTGAGATTTCCTCATCtgacaattttttaaaatttttatacaagaGAATTTTCTTAATAGTTTCTTCGTCTAGCTTCATATTAAGggatgaaaaaaaatagaaaaatctttttaataatattttgatattacATCTTTGTAAAAACtatgatattaaattatatatttttattatttctttttattctgtttaattctattttctctatgaattttatcaatttcgCATTGTCAGTTAATATCtcttttgtaatattaatattactAAATTTCTCATTTAATTTGATTATTCCTTTCAGATTTCTTCTTATTAATcctttataaaacattttcatGAACTTTATTCCATCTCCGTCATATCCTTTGAAATTTGTTATATCCtgattttgtttgtttgttattaatttaatcaGATTCTCTTTGATTCTTAAATTGATATCAGGCtgattaattaaaattttaatgtataaaaaatatttctttatattcttatttatcttaatatttaatcttTGACTTAATACATaacttattaaaatttttactacaAAAGATTTGTTAATTAATTCTTGTTCTTTTTCCGCATATATTGTACAagtgtataattttttatacacaAGTTGTACattattttgaaatatttcgTATAAAGTATTCACCAAAAGTTTCATgtctaattttttcattaatttttctatacATTCTCTTAGTACCTTGGcagatttaaattttatatttttaaaaatgccTAAAATATTCAAGTCTGTCGCCGTGACTGGAGAGTCGATAATATTGTAAGAAATTTGGACTATGTGGTCATCTTGCAATTTGAACTTACTAAAACTTgccattttataaaataaaagtatgGCAGTATTTCGAACTTCTTCGTTCTCGTCATTTATAgtattgataaaatattcaatacatattttatatatttctttttgttttttataaagtttaGTACCTTGGTCTTCATTTTGGGCTTCTAATTTTCCATGTGCTTTTTTTTCGGATTTTTTgcctaatttttttctattttttt
The genomic region above belongs to Vairimorpha necatrix chromosome 3, complete sequence and contains:
- a CDS encoding U3 small nucleolar RNA-associated protein 12 (UTP12) produces the protein MEMDFVPNFIYKSQSGEISNIKSSILSQNDISFISYNNSINIWDFRSSTLLKSITNKKHSVSCFNISEKYLFVGFWNGLIKIYKNDFEYEKILKYRNHTKRIISIKEENNFIISASSDGLVYKYDLELEKSSKIFQTSPIDVFDTKNDLVVVGTGDCTFTMLKDEKEHSIILDNRLKFLSILDDNNFLFVFRDNNIQIYDLKQDKFKECKKFKKIKSVKRVADLLYILSDKKFYIFEIKNTKNGYILVDQNSLDCKSNVIDFSKINQEFFFITKDNSYIKNKLEIGYHKENIINLEKDENERICSFSKDKLIIWNVTEDKFVFYNQILVSEGKSLCIFNECYVIAERDRILFVNINDLKIKKIIEIEENGNNNIFISKSQNSENFLNNKKEELCDDFLAIAINSKVDFLDKNFDVFDTLELEDYVSCLKIFNEFIFIGLLNSKVYIYDKNKDLYKTLYGHALPVINIDVTDKLIYTIGADKMLKIWGLDFGDCRKSIIVNNSANIQVINDEMFIFGGSTLKYFKGFKIYHEKKYFDCTRVLLDKNFLVGANDNILRYFHVDKYELEKLDEDSEDSAMLETNSVSITNTSKYEEFLDLLEETNLSNFKINEKFNRLVQEIGLGVLNSFIVLLNSTQIFSLIDLLEYCENTIVASRIFNTVAEIHKDQIIGNKKCNEIRKILLEKMKSIRDKLGKNTYKMILRTGMQFPEF
- a CDS encoding transportin-1-like, whose amino-acid sequence is MFNVCLYSRALQTRVQSPYKDYKCVSCNINNHIYLYIEYLFNNEIIKTEVFSELTNTNSKIRHIALLYSIKYFGISSIPKHLKNDPFFKIRKECIENLNIQDLIFYLDDVNDEIILKALEVLLERYCKFIEYFNDTQKFKELDTKIKENDKNFKTTPNKFKEIDKSDLESLCKKVTKFMTSQNNQIRILTSKLISIFYNLDIEIFYKLLFKKVENDISGTIVYGLEDEISQVRKNTIISLYIFYKKIIHKFYIKKIHKKISHGKNEDKTLEKNETSSQKNLEQALKKNRKKLGKKSEKKAHGKLEAQNEDQGTKLYKKQKEIYKICIEYFINTINDENEEVRNTAILLFYKMASFSKFKLQDDHIVQISYNIIDSPVTATDLNILGIFKNIKFKSAKVLRECIEKLMKKLDMKLLVNTLYEIFQNNVQLVYKKLYTCTIYAEKEQELINKSFVVKILISYVLSQRLNIKINKNIKKYFLYIKILINQPDINLRIKENLIKLITNKQNQDITNFKGYDGDGIKFMKMFYKGLIRRNLKGIIKLNEKFSNINITKEILTDNAKLIKFIEKIELNRIKRNNKNI